A portion of the Streptomyces coeruleoprunus genome contains these proteins:
- a CDS encoding helix-turn-helix transcriptional regulator has product MGDEFRTQVHVSSAAYEVQDLTVREIRIASLVAAGASNRRIANDLCISPHTVAAHLCNMLRRTGASNRTEMIARLYARGLLVQGTWPPLPAEAPHYGNEVPVAMTFDALHALREAGHPVDLLAVEQRSVLSQLSELEVQVLNSVKGRLDAAAADVEGQDLKLL; this is encoded by the coding sequence GTGGGTGACGAATTCCGCACACAGGTCCATGTTTCGAGCGCCGCTTACGAGGTGCAGGATTTGACCGTACGGGAAATTCGGATCGCTTCCCTCGTGGCCGCCGGCGCATCGAACCGCCGAATCGCGAACGATCTCTGCATCAGTCCGCACACCGTGGCGGCCCATTTATGCAACATGCTCCGAAGAACGGGCGCGTCGAACCGCACGGAAATGATTGCACGGCTCTACGCACGGGGCCTTCTGGTCCAGGGAACGTGGCCGCCGCTGCCCGCGGAGGCCCCGCACTACGGGAACGAGGTGCCGGTAGCCATGACCTTCGATGCCTTGCACGCACTGCGGGAGGCCGGCCATCCAGTGGACCTGCTGGCGGTGGAGCAGCGCTCCGTGCTCTCCCAGCTCAGCGAGCTGGAGGTCCAGGTCCTCAACTCGGTCAAGGGGCGTCTGGATGCCGCCGCGGCGGACGTGGAGGGTCAGGACCTCAAACTCCTGTGA
- a CDS encoding aroma-sacti cluster domain-containing protein, which translates to MSHEPLEALRRAGTPVDLLSESEREVFASLSPDEVAVLGSIQARLSAVSAAVEGQVADSNNVVC; encoded by the coding sequence ATGTCCCACGAGCCCCTGGAAGCCCTGCGCCGCGCCGGCACCCCGGTCGACCTGCTCTCCGAGTCCGAGCGTGAGGTCTTCGCGTCCCTGAGCCCGGACGAGGTCGCCGTCCTCGGCTCGATCCAGGCGCGGCTGAGCGCCGTGTCGGCCGCGGTCGAGGGCCAGGTGGCGGACTCCAACAACGTCGTCTGCTGA